A portion of the Pseudomonas sp. GR 6-02 genome contains these proteins:
- a CDS encoding OmpA family protein, with translation MKLKNTLGLAIGSLIAATSFGALAQGQGAVEIEGFAKKEQYDSDRNFKNNGNLFGGSVGYFLTDDVELRLAYDEVHNVRADDGRNVKGADTALDALYHFNNPGDMIRPYVSAGFSDQSIGQNGSGRNRSTFANVGGGAKLYFTENFYARAGVEAQYNIDQGDTEWAPSVGIGVNFGGGSKPAAAPVPAPAEVCSDSDNDGVCDNVDKCPDTPANVTVDADGCPAVAEVVRVELDVKFDFNKSVVKPNSYGDIKNLADFMKQYPSTTTVVEGHTDSVGPDAYNQKLSERRANAVKQVLTNQYGVSPSRVQSVGYGESRPVADNATEAGRAVNRRVEAKVEAQAK, from the coding sequence ATGAAACTGAAAAACACCTTGGGCTTGGCCATTGGTTCTCTTATTGCCGCTACTTCGTTCGGCGCGCTGGCACAAGGCCAAGGCGCAGTTGAAATCGAAGGCTTCGCCAAGAAAGAACAGTACGACAGCGATCGTAACTTCAAGAACAACGGCAACCTGTTCGGCGGCTCGGTTGGTTACTTCCTGACCGACGACGTAGAACTGCGTCTGGCCTACGACGAAGTACACAACGTACGTGCAGATGATGGTCGCAACGTAAAGGGCGCTGATACCGCTCTGGACGCTCTGTACCACTTCAACAACCCAGGCGACATGATCCGTCCATACGTTTCTGCCGGTTTCTCGGACCAGAGCATTGGCCAGAACGGTTCGGGTCGTAACCGCTCCACTTTCGCCAACGTTGGCGGCGGTGCCAAGCTGTACTTCACTGAAAACTTCTACGCCCGTGCTGGCGTTGAAGCTCAGTACAACATCGACCAGGGCGACACCGAGTGGGCTCCTAGCGTCGGTATCGGTGTGAACTTCGGTGGCGGCTCCAAGCCTGCTGCTGCTCCAGTTCCAGCACCGGCTGAAGTTTGCTCCGACAGCGACAACGATGGCGTTTGCGACAACGTTGACAAGTGCCCAGACACCCCAGCCAACGTAACTGTTGACGCTGATGGCTGCCCAGCAGTTGCTGAAGTTGTTCGTGTTGAGCTGGACGTGAAATTCGACTTCAACAAGTCGGTAGTCAAGCCTAACAGCTACGGCGACATCAAAAACCTGGCTGACTTCATGAAGCAGTACCCATCCACCACTACTGTTGTTGAAGGTCACACTGACTCCGTCGGTCCTGACGCTTACAACCAGAAACTGTCCGAGCGTCGTGCAAACGCCGTTAAGCAAGTTCTGACCAACCAGTACGGTGTTTCGCCGTCCCGCGTTCAGTCTGTTGGCTACGGCGAATCCCGCCCAGTTGCTGACAACGCCACTGAAGCTGGTCGCGCTGTAAACCGTCGCGTAGAAGCGAAGGTTGAAGCTCAAGCTAAGTAA
- the cobA gene encoding uroporphyrinogen-III C-methyltransferase, whose product MSAKVWLVGAGPGDPELLTLKAVRALREADVVLIDDLVNPAVLEHCPNARIIPVGKRGGCRSTPQAFIHRLMLRYTRHGKCVVRLKGGDPCIFGRGGEEAQWLRERGVEVELVNGITAGLAGATQCDIPLTLRGVARGVTLVTAHTQDDSSLNWQALAQGGTTLVIYMGVAKLSEIREQLLAGGMAADTPVAMIENASLPHQRECRSDLTAMEEDALSFQLKSPAILVIGAVAACATSSMWERDLPAMVADQSA is encoded by the coding sequence ATGAGCGCAAAAGTCTGGCTGGTGGGTGCGGGTCCCGGCGATCCGGAATTGCTGACCCTCAAGGCGGTTCGTGCGTTGCGCGAAGCGGACGTGGTGTTGATCGACGATCTGGTCAATCCTGCGGTACTGGAGCATTGCCCGAATGCGCGAATTATTCCCGTGGGCAAGCGCGGCGGCTGTCGCTCCACGCCTCAAGCCTTCATTCATCGCCTGATGCTGCGTTATACCCGCCACGGCAAATGCGTGGTGCGGCTCAAGGGTGGCGATCCGTGCATCTTCGGACGCGGCGGTGAAGAGGCGCAGTGGTTACGTGAACGAGGGGTCGAGGTTGAATTGGTCAATGGCATCACCGCTGGCCTTGCCGGCGCGACCCAATGTGATATTCCACTGACGCTGCGGGGTGTCGCCCGTGGCGTGACACTGGTCACGGCGCACACTCAGGATGACAGTAGCCTGAACTGGCAGGCCCTGGCTCAAGGCGGAACCACGTTGGTGATCTACATGGGCGTGGCGAAACTCAGTGAAATCCGCGAACAATTGCTGGCCGGCGGAATGGCAGCCGATACACCCGTGGCGATGATCGAAAACGCTTCGCTGCCGCACCAACGGGAATGTCGGAGCGACCTGACAGCGATGGAAGAGGATGCCCTCAGCTTTCAGTTGAAGAGCCCGGCGATCCTGGTGATCGGTGCCGTGGCAGCCTGCGCAACTTCATCGATGTGGGAGCGCGACTTGCCCGCGATGGTGGCCGATCAATCAGCCTGA
- the sigX gene encoding RNA polymerase sigma factor SigX has protein sequence MNKAQSLSTRYDPRELSDEELVARSHTELFHVTRAYEELMRRYQRTLFNVCARYLGNDRDADDVCQEVMLKVLYGLKNFEGKSKFKTWLYSITYNECITQYRKERRKRRLMDALSLDPLEEASEEKAPKPEEKGGLDRWLVYVNPIDREILVLRFVAELEFQEIADIMHMGLSATKMRYKRALDKLREKFAGIAET, from the coding sequence TTGAATAAAGCTCAATCGCTCTCCACGCGCTACGACCCCCGCGAGCTCTCTGATGAGGAGTTGGTCGCGCGCTCGCATACCGAGCTGTTTCACGTAACGCGCGCCTATGAAGAACTGATGCGGCGTTACCAGCGAACATTATTTAACGTTTGTGCACGGTACCTGGGGAACGATCGTGATGCAGACGATGTCTGTCAGGAAGTGATGTTGAAGGTGCTGTACGGCCTGAAGAACTTCGAGGGCAAATCGAAGTTCAAGACGTGGCTCTACAGCATCACGTACAACGAGTGCATCACGCAGTATCGGAAGGAACGGCGTAAGCGTCGCTTGATGGACGCTTTGAGTCTGGACCCCCTCGAGGAAGCGTCTGAAGAAAAGGCGCCGAAACCCGAGGAGAAGGGCGGACTTGATCGCTGGCTGGTGTATGTGAACCCGATTGATCGTGAAATTCTGGTGCTACGTTTTGTCGCAGAGCTGGAGTTTCAGGAGATCGCAGACATCATGCACATGGGCTTGAGTGCAACAAAAATGCGGTACAAACGCGCTCTAGACAAATTGCGTGAGAAATTTGCAGGCATTGCCGAAACTTAG
- a CDS encoding nitrate reductase — protein MDRQITASTCCYCGVGCGVLIEHDGERILGVSGDPAHPANFGKLCSKGSTLHLTGDLTARALYPQLRLGKGLARSRTDWDSALDHAASVFAKTIAEHGPDSVAFYISGQLLTEDYYAFNKLARALVGTNNIDSNSRLCMSSAVVGYKRSLGADAPPCNYEDLELSDCVMIVGSNMAYAHPILFRRLEEAKSRHPQMKVIVIDPRRTDTCDLADLHLAILPGTDVALFHGILHLLLWEDWIDRDFIKAHTEGLAELKNLVRDYTPAMVSQLCGISVEQLHQCAEWVGTSPSFLSLWCMGLNQSTAGSAKNSALINLHLATGQIGRPGAGPFSLTGQPNAMGGRETGSLSNLLPGHREAANAEHRAQVAAYWGVDQLPENTGLTAIELFEQMRSGKIKALWIACTNPAQSLPDQTTVREALQACPFVVLQEAFHTTETAAFADLLLPAASWGEKDGTVTNSERRISHVRRAIGAPGEARPDWAITVDFAQRLEKHLRPGASSLFAFETPAQVFDEYKQLTRGRDLDLSGISHELIDQLGPQQWPFPAGAREGTARLYLDGVFPTASGRAQFVTDPYRAAKEQRDARFPLTLITGRLRDQWHGMSRTGTAAQLFGHVSEAVLSLHPDELRRHRLQPGDLINLKSRRGAVILPVSSDDSVRPGQAFLPMHWGDRFLKGGVNTLTLPAFDPLSKQPELKHSGVRLEPVHLPWQLFALIEGDVQQHLETLRPLCEAFSYASLSLAGRERPALLIRAASATAPEPQLLRDIDQCLGLNDGPVLAYDDPRRSIGKRVRIENGRITAIRLAGETLAQHWLQSLWLEGRADEQLRRWLLAPLSAPPGNAGAPASGSKTLCNCMNVSQNAICAGISRGLDLQGLKQELGCGTQCGSCVPEIKRLLAATAQPVAVTS, from the coding sequence ATGGACCGCCAAATCACCGCCTCCACCTGCTGCTACTGCGGGGTCGGCTGCGGCGTGCTGATCGAGCACGACGGCGAGCGCATTCTCGGCGTCAGCGGCGATCCGGCGCACCCGGCCAACTTCGGCAAATTGTGCAGTAAAGGTTCGACCTTGCATCTGACCGGCGACCTGACGGCGCGGGCCTTGTACCCGCAACTGCGCCTGGGCAAAGGACTGGCTCGCAGCCGCACAGATTGGGACAGCGCCCTCGATCACGCCGCCAGTGTCTTCGCCAAGACCATCGCCGAACACGGCCCGGACAGCGTCGCGTTCTATATCTCCGGGCAATTGCTGACCGAGGATTACTACGCCTTCAACAAACTGGCGCGGGCGCTGGTGGGCACCAACAACATCGACAGCAATTCACGGCTGTGCATGTCTTCAGCGGTGGTCGGCTACAAGCGCAGCCTCGGCGCCGATGCTCCGCCCTGCAACTACGAAGACCTGGAATTGAGCGACTGCGTGATGATCGTCGGCAGCAACATGGCCTACGCCCACCCGATCCTGTTTCGTCGCCTGGAAGAAGCCAAATCCCGCCACCCGCAAATGAAAGTCATCGTCATCGACCCACGGCGCACCGACACCTGCGATCTGGCTGACCTGCACCTGGCGATTCTGCCCGGTACCGATGTCGCGTTGTTCCATGGGATTTTGCACTTGCTGCTGTGGGAAGACTGGATCGACCGCGACTTCATCAAGGCCCACACCGAAGGCTTGGCCGAGCTGAAAAACCTGGTACGCGACTACACCCCGGCAATGGTCTCGCAACTCTGTGGCATCAGCGTCGAGCAACTGCACCAATGCGCGGAATGGGTCGGCACGTCACCGAGCTTTCTGTCGCTGTGGTGCATGGGGCTGAATCAGTCCACCGCCGGCAGCGCGAAGAACAGCGCGCTGATCAACCTGCACTTGGCTACCGGGCAAATCGGTCGGCCCGGCGCAGGACCTTTCTCGCTGACCGGTCAGCCCAATGCCATGGGCGGCCGGGAAACCGGCAGTTTGTCAAACCTGCTGCCGGGTCATCGCGAAGCGGCCAATGCCGAGCACCGGGCGCAAGTGGCCGCCTACTGGGGCGTCGATCAACTGCCCGAAAACACCGGGCTCACGGCCATCGAACTGTTCGAGCAGATGCGCAGCGGCAAGATCAAAGCCCTGTGGATCGCCTGCACCAACCCTGCCCAGTCGCTGCCGGACCAGACCACTGTGCGCGAGGCACTGCAAGCCTGCCCGTTCGTGGTGTTGCAGGAAGCCTTCCACACCACCGAAACCGCCGCATTCGCCGACCTGTTGCTGCCCGCCGCCAGTTGGGGTGAAAAGGACGGCACGGTTACCAACTCCGAGCGGCGCATTTCCCACGTCCGCCGAGCCATCGGCGCCCCCGGTGAAGCACGGCCCGATTGGGCGATCACCGTGGATTTCGCACAGCGCCTGGAAAAACACCTGCGTCCTGGAGCCTCCAGCCTGTTTGCCTTTGAAACCCCGGCACAGGTCTTCGACGAATACAAACAACTGACTCGCGGCCGCGACCTCGACCTGTCCGGGATCAGTCATGAGTTGATCGACCAGCTCGGACCGCAGCAATGGCCCTTCCCCGCCGGAGCCCGCGAAGGCACCGCGCGGTTGTACCTTGACGGGGTATTCCCGACCGCCAGCGGGCGTGCGCAGTTCGTGACCGACCCCTATCGCGCCGCCAAGGAACAACGCGATGCGCGTTTCCCGCTGACCTTGATCACCGGCCGCCTGCGCGATCAATGGCACGGCATGAGCCGCACCGGCACCGCCGCGCAGCTGTTCGGCCATGTCAGCGAAGCCGTGTTGAGCCTGCACCCGGATGAACTGCGTCGGCATCGCCTGCAACCTGGCGACCTGATCAATCTGAAAAGTCGCCGGGGCGCGGTGATCCTGCCGGTCAGCAGCGACGACAGCGTACGTCCGGGCCAGGCTTTCCTGCCGATGCATTGGGGCGACCGCTTTCTCAAGGGCGGTGTGAATACCCTCACCCTTCCCGCCTTCGATCCGTTGTCGAAGCAACCGGAACTCAAACACAGCGGTGTGCGGCTCGAGCCTGTGCATTTGCCCTGGCAGCTTTTCGCCCTGATCGAAGGCGATGTTCAACAGCACCTGGAGACGTTGCGACCACTCTGCGAGGCGTTTTCCTACGCCAGCCTCAGCTTGGCCGGCCGTGAGCGTCCCGCGCTGCTGATACGCGCCGCCAGCGCCACCGCGCCAGAGCCGCAGTTGTTGCGTGATATCGATCAATGCCTGGGGCTCAACGACGGCCCGGTATTGGCCTACGACGACCCCCGGCGCTCGATCGGTAAACGGGTGCGTATCGAGAACGGCCGGATCACCGCGATTCGCCTGGCCGGTGAAACACTCGCCCAACATTGGCTGCAAAGCCTGTGGCTCGAAGGTCGCGCCGACGAACAACTGCGCCGTTGGCTGCTGGCACCGTTGAGTGCGCCACCAGGCAACGCTGGCGCCCCTGCATCCGGCAGCAAAACCCTGTGCAACTGCATGAACGTCAGCCAGAACGCAATCTGTGCCGGAATCAGCCGTGGCCTGGACTTGCAAGGTTTGAAACAAGAATTGGGCTGCGGCACGCAATGCGGCTCCTGCGTCCCGGAAATCAAGCGTTTACTGGCCGCCACTGCGCAGCCAGTCGCCGTCACCTCGTGA
- the nirD gene encoding nitrite reductase small subunit NirD: MNWLDICALEEINTLGSRIVAGPKGDIAIFRTSDDEVFALDDRCPHKGGPLSQGLIYGKRVACPLHNWQIDLETGEAQAPDIGCAHHHSARVENGRVLLALREAS; encoded by the coding sequence ATGAACTGGCTGGATATCTGCGCACTGGAAGAGATCAACACCCTTGGCTCGCGGATCGTCGCCGGCCCGAAAGGCGACATTGCGATTTTTCGTACGAGCGACGATGAGGTTTTCGCCCTCGACGACCGCTGCCCGCATAAGGGCGGGCCGCTGTCCCAGGGGTTGATCTACGGCAAACGGGTCGCCTGCCCGCTGCACAACTGGCAGATCGACCTGGAAACCGGCGAGGCCCAGGCTCCCGATATCGGCTGTGCCCACCATCATTCGGCACGGGTCGAAAATGGCCGGGTGCTGCTGGCCCTGCGGGAAGCAAGCTGA
- a CDS encoding zinc transporter ZntB: protein MFEEENAQWGLVHALVLDGKGGARSIARTELDDLQLQAHESLWLHWDRSHPQTQTWLRKSSGLSEFSCDLLLEENTRPRLLPLPDSELLLFLRGVNLNPGAEPEDMVSVRIFGSAQRVISLRLRPLRATEELLVQLADGKGPRSASELILYMAQYLTHKVQDLVGDLSEVVDEEEEKLDADERYTPEHGAVLQIRRRAAGLKRFLAPQRDIFGQLTRIKLPWFCEDDGDYWNELNNSLTRYLEELELTRERVGLVLEAEDRRLSVRMNRTMYRFGIITGIFLPMSFLTGLLGINVGGIPFSANPYGFLIACLLMVLVALGQWWLFRRLRWV from the coding sequence CCGGACTGAACTCGATGACTTGCAGCTGCAGGCCCACGAAAGCCTGTGGCTGCACTGGGATCGCAGTCACCCGCAAACCCAGACCTGGCTGCGCAAATCCAGCGGGCTGAGTGAATTTAGTTGCGATTTGTTGCTGGAAGAGAACACCCGACCGCGTCTTTTGCCGCTGCCGGACTCTGAACTGCTGCTGTTTCTGCGCGGGGTCAACCTGAATCCGGGCGCGGAGCCGGAAGACATGGTCTCGGTGCGGATCTTCGGTTCGGCTCAACGGGTGATTTCCCTGCGTTTGCGGCCGTTGCGTGCCACCGAAGAGTTGTTGGTGCAACTGGCCGACGGCAAAGGGCCGAGAAGCGCTTCCGAGCTGATCCTGTATATGGCGCAATACCTTACCCATAAAGTGCAGGATCTGGTCGGCGACCTCTCGGAAGTTGTCGATGAGGAAGAAGAAAAGCTGGATGCCGACGAACGGTATACACCTGAGCATGGGGCTGTTTTGCAGATCCGCCGCAGGGCCGCTGGGCTGAAGCGTTTTCTGGCGCCGCAGCGGGATATTTTCGGTCAGCTGACGCGGATAAAACTGCCGTGGTTCTGCGAAGACGATGGCGATTACTGGAACGAATTGAACAACAGCCTGACCCGTTACCTCGAGGAACTGGAATTGACCCGGGAGCGCGTGGGGCTGGTCCTGGAGGCTGAAGACCGGCGTTTGAGCGTGCGCATGAACCGCACGATGTATCGCTTCGGGATCATCACCGGAATCTTTTTGCCGATGAGTTTTCTGACCGGTCTTTTGGGCATCAACGTCGGCGGTATTCCGTTCTCTGCCAACCCCTACGGCTTCCTGATCGCCTGCCTGTTGATGGTCTTGGTGGCGCTGGGGCAGTGGTGGTTATTCCGACGTTTACGCTGGGTCTGA
- a CDS encoding mechanosensitive ion channel family protein — MELDLWTQSLVTAMTALWTKVANFIPNLFGALVVLLLGFVVAKLLDTLLSKLLAKLGLDRLMGGTGLTKLLSRAGLQVPISTLIGKIVYWFVLLIFLVSAAESLGLERVSATLDMLALYVPKVFGAALVLLVGVLLAQLANGLVRGAAEGVGLDYAAGLGRIAQGLVIIISISVAISQLEVKTDLLNHVIVIVLITVGLAVALAMGLGSREIAGQILAGIYVRELYQVGQQVRVGEVEGQIEEIGTVKTTVLTDEGELVSLSNRILLEQHVSSR, encoded by the coding sequence ATGGAACTTGATCTCTGGACTCAGAGCCTCGTCACTGCAATGACTGCGTTGTGGACCAAAGTTGCGAACTTCATTCCGAACCTGTTTGGCGCACTGGTTGTGCTGCTGCTGGGTTTTGTCGTGGCCAAACTGCTGGACACGCTGCTCTCAAAATTGCTCGCCAAATTGGGCCTTGATCGCCTGATGGGTGGCACCGGACTGACCAAATTGCTGTCCCGCGCCGGCCTCCAGGTGCCTATTTCGACGCTGATCGGCAAAATTGTTTACTGGTTCGTCCTGTTGATTTTTCTCGTTTCTGCCGCAGAATCCCTTGGACTTGAACGAGTTTCGGCTACGCTGGACATGCTGGCGCTGTATGTTCCGAAAGTATTCGGCGCGGCGCTGGTGCTGCTGGTGGGTGTCTTGCTGGCGCAACTGGCCAATGGGCTGGTGCGTGGCGCGGCAGAAGGCGTAGGGCTGGATTACGCAGCAGGACTGGGGCGGATTGCCCAGGGCCTGGTTATCATCATCAGTATTTCGGTTGCGATCAGCCAGTTGGAGGTCAAGACAGACCTGCTCAACCACGTGATTGTGATCGTCTTGATTACCGTTGGTCTGGCGGTTGCGCTGGCCATGGGGTTGGGAAGCCGGGAAATTGCCGGTCAGATTCTTGCGGGAATCTATGTGCGAGAGTTGTATCAGGTTGGGCAACAAGTGCGTGTTGGCGAGGTCGAAGGGCAGATCGAAGAGATCGGCACGGTGAAAACCACGGTGCTGACCGACGAGGGTGAGCTAGTCTCTCTCTCGAATCGGATTCTCCTGGAGCAGCATGTGAGTAGCCGCTAA